A stretch of the Planktothricoides raciborskii GIHE-MW2 genome encodes the following:
- a CDS encoding biotin transporter BioY, translated as MTFPLELMWALIGLLLTIAGTFIEASMISPPWDWDSQGISIFSLGVTYQIGAVLLIGCLGGKKAGTLSQIAYLILGLLWLPVFSQGGGWTYLKEPSIGYLLGFVPGGWVCGTLAFRKRLRLEYLAFSCLCGLLVIHMVGISYLIVSHYFIDVPLVPQIFKYSVAPLLGHLVIVCEVTVLAFMLRKFLLY; from the coding sequence GTGACTTTTCCTTTGGAATTAATGTGGGCTTTGATTGGCTTGCTACTAACAATTGCTGGCACCTTTATCGAAGCCTCAATGATCAGCCCTCCTTGGGATTGGGACTCCCAGGGAATTTCCATTTTTTCTCTGGGTGTCACCTATCAAATTGGGGCTGTTTTATTAATCGGATGTTTGGGCGGTAAAAAAGCCGGTACACTATCGCAAATTGCTTATTTAATCTTAGGATTACTCTGGCTGCCGGTGTTTAGCCAAGGGGGGGGGTGGACGTATTTAAAGGAACCTTCCATTGGCTACTTACTCGGATTTGTTCCGGGGGGTTGGGTTTGTGGCACCTTGGCTTTTAGAAAACGCTTGCGGTTGGAATATCTGGCGTTCAGTTGTCTTTGTGGATTACTGGTGATTCATATGGTGGGCATCAGCTATTTAATTGTCAGTCATTACTTTATTGATGTACCATTAGTGCCCCAAATATTTAAATACTCCGTCGCCCCCTTGTTAGGACATTTAGTTATTGTCTGTGAGGTGACAGTATTGGCTTTTATGTTGCGAAAGTTTCTGCTTTATTAA